Proteins from a single region of Stutzerimonas stutzeri:
- a CDS encoding AzlC family ABC transporter permease, which yields MTDAESELHHFDRRMVWAGFRQLAPISIFVTLFGAAFGLAAVQTGLDDSVILAMSALVFAGASQFAALELWGTQVPLFTLMITVFAINARHLLMGATLYPWLRQLSPGRRYGVMLIASDANWAMAMQAFNRNRPGFGLLLGGGLALWSFWVVGSWLGIHFGSAVSDPKRLGLDMVMGCFLLAMVVGGEKNLRMLVIWSVAAGASLLAFRYLPENSHVVVGALAGGATGLLWKEKARES from the coding sequence ATGACTGACGCAGAAAGCGAGCTGCATCATTTCGACCGGCGCATGGTCTGGGCCGGTTTTCGCCAGCTCGCGCCGATTTCCATCTTCGTCACCCTGTTCGGTGCCGCCTTCGGCCTCGCCGCGGTGCAGACCGGGCTGGACGATTCGGTGATTTTGGCGATGAGCGCGCTGGTGTTCGCCGGCGCCTCGCAGTTCGCCGCGCTGGAGCTGTGGGGCACGCAGGTGCCGCTGTTCACCCTGATGATCACCGTGTTTGCCATCAACGCCCGCCACCTGCTGATGGGCGCCACGCTCTACCCCTGGTTGCGCCAGCTGTCGCCGGGCAGGCGCTACGGGGTGATGCTGATCGCCTCGGACGCCAACTGGGCGATGGCCATGCAGGCCTTCAACCGCAACCGCCCGGGATTCGGCCTGCTACTCGGTGGTGGCCTGGCGCTCTGGTCGTTCTGGGTGGTCGGCAGTTGGCTGGGTATCCATTTCGGCAGTGCCGTCAGTGATCCTAAGCGCCTGGGCCTGGACATGGTGATGGGCTGCTTTCTGCTGGCAATGGTGGTGGGCGGCGAAAAGAACCTGCGCATGCTGGTGATCTGGAGCGTTGCCGCCGGCGCCTCGCTGCTCGCCTTTCGTTACCTGCCGGAGAACAGCCACGTGGTGGTGGGCGCGCTGGCCGGCGGCGCAACCGGGCTGCTGTGGAAGGAGAAAGCACGTGAATCTTGA
- a CDS encoding helix-turn-helix domain-containing protein: protein MKDFFPVQSTSLLYRIGLLVKEARLRMGLRQADLAERAGISLRAVRHIEGGKAEGVSLRDFMLALFTVGISDRVFQALIDDPALDLTSLETNTTKRVRLPRSGAENF, encoded by the coding sequence ATGAAAGACTTTTTCCCTGTTCAAAGTACCTCTCTGCTTTACCGTATAGGCCTTCTGGTGAAGGAGGCGCGCCTGCGCATGGGGCTGCGCCAGGCTGACCTTGCAGAGCGGGCTGGGATTTCTCTCCGAGCTGTTCGACACATTGAGGGGGGGAAGGCTGAAGGTGTTTCGTTGCGCGATTTCATGCTCGCGCTGTTTACCGTTGGGATCTCTGACCGGGTTTTCCAGGCGCTGATCGATGACCCTGCGCTTGATCTCACCTCTTTAGAAACCAACACGACCAAGCGCGTCAGGCTGCCGCGCAGCGGCGCGGAGAACTTTTAA
- a CDS encoding type II toxin-antitoxin system HipA family toxin: MSRAYIYMECPETGETVTLGRLTLAGRTGTFVYAPEIVEAKRWVPDPIRYPLSARPIQVNKNGGVPGFIDDAMPDGWGERLLRRTRKGELTPIQLLLLSPNEDRAGNIMAGEDRTPRPGIGERPVKMLEAKGLDHFIDICAAIYDSQLSAEQLEALRIRDQRSAVGGARPKRTYRFDHKLILAKPRDKFDHYDLPKFEYACMTFAATKGMNVARTALHQSERGNTLLVERFDRKWSESDARFRRIPMMSGLTLLDAEWQVQRSNGWIYAALADELYRRGAPDSDRQALYRRMAYNALVGNSDDHPRNHAVIWQEGAWRLSPMYDVLPVLGEGPAQRLAMEVGINGTLLSRANLLSQHEHFALTEDEAAGILDEVASWKPELMEHYAKHLAGAELDAAVDATSSERLLA; this comes from the coding sequence ATGTCGCGCGCTTACATCTATATGGAATGTCCGGAAACGGGTGAGACTGTGACGTTGGGCAGGCTGACCCTTGCTGGTCGCACGGGAACCTTCGTCTATGCGCCGGAGATCGTGGAAGCCAAGCGTTGGGTTCCTGATCCGATACGATATCCGCTCTCCGCTCGACCTATTCAGGTAAATAAGAATGGGGGCGTTCCCGGGTTCATTGATGATGCGATGCCAGATGGCTGGGGAGAACGACTGCTGCGCCGCACCCGAAAGGGAGAGCTCACTCCGATCCAGCTCCTGCTGTTATCTCCTAACGAAGATCGCGCCGGAAACATCATGGCTGGCGAAGATCGCACACCGAGGCCGGGAATAGGCGAAAGGCCTGTGAAAATGCTTGAAGCCAAAGGGCTCGATCATTTCATAGATATTTGCGCTGCGATTTATGATAGCCAGCTGAGCGCTGAGCAGCTGGAGGCATTAAGAATACGGGATCAGCGCTCAGCTGTTGGTGGTGCCAGGCCCAAGCGCACGTACCGCTTTGATCACAAGCTGATTCTTGCCAAGCCACGCGACAAATTTGATCACTACGACCTGCCGAAATTCGAGTATGCCTGCATGACTTTTGCGGCTACCAAGGGGATGAATGTCGCCCGGACTGCACTCCATCAAAGTGAAAGGGGCAACACGCTGCTAGTGGAGCGATTTGACCGAAAATGGTCAGAGAGTGATGCAAGGTTTCGCCGCATTCCGATGATGAGTGGCTTAACTCTTCTCGATGCCGAATGGCAGGTGCAGCGCAGCAACGGGTGGATCTACGCGGCGCTCGCTGATGAGCTGTACCGCAGAGGCGCGCCAGATTCTGATAGGCAGGCGCTCTACAGGCGAATGGCCTACAACGCTCTGGTCGGCAACAGTGACGATCATCCTCGCAATCACGCCGTGATCTGGCAGGAAGGAGCTTGGCGCCTCTCGCCCATGTATGACGTTCTTCCCGTGCTGGGAGAGGGGCCTGCGCAGAGGCTGGCGATGGAGGTTGGGATCAACGGTACCCTTCTAAGTCGAGCTAACCTGCTTAGCCAGCATGAGCATTTTGCACTGACGGAAGATGAGGCGGCAGGCATATTGGACGAGGTCGCTTCTTGGAAGCCGGAGCTGATGGAGCACTATGCAAAGCATTTGGCTGGGGCTGAGCTGGATGCGGCGGTGGACGCAACAAGCAGCGAGAGACTGCTGGCTTAG
- a CDS encoding LysR family transcriptional regulator, translating into MFELAQLRSFTTLASELNFRRAAERLNMTQPPLSRQIQLLEHQLGVALFTRSTRSVALTAAGRAFFVEAQALLDQAHRAAQRARSAALGESGSLTISFVASAVYDFLPRAITQIRRERPGVAINLLETTTFEQLQALRARRVDLAVVREPLQQPGLVSECLLREPFVLATPTDHPLAQHPAPTLEMLHGEPFILYAHGAWQPFNELHTGLFRASGIQPEFVQSLGSTLTILSLVNAGLGLALVPRGASAIRFQQVRFRQLPLPEGICAELYLAWSDDNDNPTLEAARNAVRQAARDIAWDLPPIQPQHHGTAADGHELTFRWSTRAGAIKACDECAARR; encoded by the coding sequence ATGTTCGAACTCGCCCAGCTGCGCAGCTTTACCACCCTGGCCAGCGAACTGAATTTCCGTCGCGCCGCCGAACGCTTGAACATGACTCAGCCGCCGCTGAGCCGGCAGATCCAGTTGCTGGAACACCAGCTCGGCGTCGCGCTGTTCACCCGCAGCACGCGCTCGGTGGCGCTCACCGCCGCCGGTCGTGCCTTCTTCGTCGAGGCCCAGGCACTGCTCGACCAGGCCCATCGCGCCGCCCAGCGGGCCCGCTCCGCCGCGCTAGGCGAAAGCGGCTCGCTGACCATCAGCTTCGTTGCCAGCGCGGTATACGATTTCCTGCCGCGCGCGATCACACAGATACGCCGGGAACGGCCGGGCGTGGCCATCAACCTGCTGGAAACCACCACTTTCGAGCAGTTGCAGGCACTGCGCGCGCGCCGGGTCGACCTGGCGGTGGTGCGCGAGCCGTTGCAGCAGCCGGGACTGGTCAGTGAATGCCTGCTGCGCGAGCCCTTCGTGCTGGCCACGCCGACCGACCACCCGCTGGCGCAGCATCCGGCGCCGACCCTGGAAATGCTCCACGGCGAGCCATTCATCCTCTATGCCCATGGCGCCTGGCAGCCGTTCAACGAGCTGCACACCGGGCTGTTCCGCGCCAGCGGTATCCAGCCCGAATTCGTCCAGTCACTGGGCTCGACGCTCACCATCCTCTCGCTGGTCAACGCTGGCCTCGGCCTGGCGCTGGTGCCGCGCGGGGCCAGCGCGATCCGCTTCCAGCAGGTACGCTTTCGCCAACTGCCGCTGCCGGAGGGCATCTGCGCCGAGCTGTATCTGGCCTGGAGCGACGACAACGACAACCCGACGCTGGAGGCGGCGCGCAATGCCGTGCGTCAGGCGGCCCGCGATATCGCCTGGGACCTGCCGCCAATCCAGCCCCAACACCATGGGACGGCTGCTGACGGCCACGAGTTGACGTTCAGATGGTCGACCAGAGCCGGGGCTATTAAGGCCTGTGACGAATGCGCTGCTCGACGCTAA
- a CDS encoding L-talarate/galactarate dehydratase yields MSDLYEADRISWIGLRAVELPLQRSVSDAKVLTGRQLPLASVSLLFVELQTQQGHKGLGFSYSLRTGGPAQYAHARELAPLLLGEDPNDIARLWRRLSWASASIGRSGLAVQSIAAFDTALWDLKARRAGLPLAKLLGAHRDAVPCYNTSGGYLQAPIEEVIEKAEASRARGIGGIKLKVGQPDRRADLRRVAALRRHFGDEVALMVDVNQQWDRTTAARMGTALEELELTWIEEPLDAHDLEGHAALAAQLITPVGTGEMLGSAAEACAFVERGAVDVIMHDAPRIGGITPFLQVAEAARRRGIVMAPHFVMELHIHLAAAYEHATWVEHFEWLEPLFQERLEIRDGCMQVPTRPGLGLRLSEQVVGWTLARETFGTKP; encoded by the coding sequence ATGAGCGACCTCTATGAAGCGGACCGCATCAGCTGGATCGGCCTGCGTGCTGTGGAGTTGCCACTGCAGCGGTCCGTCAGCGACGCCAAGGTGCTTACCGGGCGACAGCTGCCGCTGGCGTCGGTCAGCCTGTTGTTCGTCGAACTGCAGACGCAGCAGGGTCATAAGGGGCTGGGCTTCAGCTACAGCCTGCGCACCGGCGGCCCGGCGCAATATGCCCATGCGCGGGAGCTGGCGCCGTTGCTGCTGGGCGAGGATCCCAACGACATCGCCCGCCTGTGGCGCCGATTGAGCTGGGCCAGTGCCTCTATCGGGCGCAGCGGCCTGGCGGTGCAGAGCATCGCCGCGTTCGACACCGCACTCTGGGACCTCAAGGCGCGCCGCGCCGGCCTGCCGCTGGCCAAGCTGCTTGGCGCCCATCGCGATGCGGTGCCCTGCTACAACACCTCCGGTGGCTACCTGCAGGCGCCCATCGAGGAGGTCATCGAAAAGGCCGAGGCCTCCCGCGCGCGCGGTATCGGCGGGATCAAGCTGAAGGTCGGCCAGCCTGACCGGCGCGCCGATCTGCGGCGGGTCGCGGCGCTGCGCAGGCACTTCGGCGACGAGGTGGCACTGATGGTGGACGTCAACCAGCAGTGGGACCGCACCACCGCGGCACGCATGGGCACGGCGCTGGAGGAGCTCGAGCTGACCTGGATCGAGGAACCGCTGGACGCCCACGATCTGGAAGGTCACGCCGCCCTGGCCGCTCAGCTCATCACCCCGGTCGGCACTGGCGAGATGCTCGGCAGCGCGGCCGAAGCCTGTGCCTTTGTCGAGCGCGGGGCGGTGGACGTGATCATGCATGATGCGCCGCGCATCGGTGGCATCACGCCGTTTCTGCAGGTGGCCGAGGCGGCGCGGCGGCGCGGAATCGTCATGGCGCCGCACTTCGTCATGGAATTGCATATCCACCTCGCTGCGGCCTACGAACATGCCACGTGGGTCGAGCATTTCGAATGGCTCGAGCCGCTGTTCCAGGAGCGACTCGAGATCCGCGATGGCTGCATGCAGGTGCCGACCCGGCCCGGGCTGGGGCTGAGGCTCAGCGAGCAGGTGGTGGGTTGGACACTGGCGCGCGAGACGTTCGGCACCAAGCCATGA
- a CDS encoding tripartite tricarboxylate transporter permease: protein MLDLLQQGFGAVFSLNILLLMLGGVAVGIVFGAVPGLSATMAVALCLPLTFTMGPQAGLSLLVALFIGATSGGLISAILLKIPGTPSSIATVFDGGPLMEQGLGVKALGVGIVFSFLGTIFSIIALMFIAPQLAKVALSFGPHEYFAIAVFSLTLIATLSAGSMVKGLFAGTLGIAVSTVGIAPVEAVRRFTFGLSELNGGFSMLTVMIGMFAVAEVIKLAETGRHAARSKVGSVSMKHIKGFGFSLREFRQELPNASRSGLIGLAVGILPGIGAGTSNLLSYIVAKKRAKQPETYGKGNIGGVVASETANNAGIGGAMMPLMTLGIPGDTTTAILLGGFLIHGIQPGPLLFVSQGPLVYTIFAALLVASVMMLFMEFYGLRLFIKLLDVPKHILLPIILVLCVVGAFGLSSRLFDVWSILLFGLLGYGFVKAGMPVAPFIIGFILGPMAETNLRRGLMLSDGNFASFFTNPIAATFLGLALAFVLWQLYSAMRPRTGVLGQVLRT, encoded by the coding sequence ATGCTCGACTTACTGCAGCAAGGCTTCGGTGCCGTCTTCTCGCTCAACATCCTGCTGCTGATGCTCGGCGGCGTTGCGGTTGGCATCGTGTTCGGCGCCGTCCCCGGCCTGTCGGCGACCATGGCCGTGGCGCTATGCCTGCCGCTGACCTTTACCATGGGGCCGCAAGCTGGCCTGTCGCTGCTGGTCGCGCTGTTCATCGGCGCCACATCCGGCGGCCTGATCTCAGCGATCCTGCTGAAGATTCCCGGCACACCATCGTCCATCGCCACGGTGTTCGACGGCGGCCCGCTGATGGAGCAGGGCCTGGGCGTGAAGGCGCTCGGCGTCGGCATCGTGTTCTCCTTTCTCGGCACCATCTTCAGCATCATCGCGCTGATGTTCATCGCCCCGCAGCTGGCCAAGGTGGCGCTGAGCTTCGGCCCGCACGAATACTTCGCCATCGCGGTGTTCTCCCTGACGCTGATCGCCACCCTGTCGGCCGGCTCGATGGTCAAGGGGCTGTTCGCCGGCACCCTCGGCATCGCCGTGTCCACCGTCGGCATCGCGCCGGTGGAGGCGGTGCGCCGCTTCACCTTCGGCCTCAGCGAACTGAACGGCGGCTTCTCCATGCTCACGGTGATGATCGGCATGTTCGCCGTCGCCGAGGTCATCAAGCTCGCCGAAACCGGGCGGCACGCCGCGCGCAGCAAGGTCGGCTCGGTGAGCATGAAGCACATCAAGGGCTTCGGCTTCTCGCTCAGGGAGTTCCGCCAGGAGCTGCCCAACGCCAGCCGCTCGGGCCTGATCGGCCTGGCGGTGGGCATCCTGCCGGGCATCGGCGCCGGCACCTCCAACCTGCTCTCCTACATCGTCGCGAAGAAGCGCGCCAAGCAGCCGGAAACCTATGGCAAGGGCAACATCGGCGGCGTGGTCGCCAGCGAGACGGCCAACAACGCCGGCATCGGCGGTGCCATGATGCCGCTGATGACCCTGGGCATCCCCGGCGACACCACCACGGCGATCCTGCTTGGCGGCTTCCTGATCCACGGCATCCAGCCCGGGCCGCTGCTGTTCGTCAGCCAGGGCCCGCTGGTCTACACCATCTTCGCTGCGCTGCTGGTGGCCTCGGTGATGATGCTGTTCATGGAGTTCTACGGCCTACGCCTGTTCATCAAGCTGCTCGACGTGCCCAAGCACATCCTCCTGCCGATCATCCTGGTGCTCTGTGTGGTCGGCGCGTTCGGCCTCTCCAGCCGGCTGTTCGACGTCTGGTCGATCCTGCTGTTCGGGCTGCTCGGCTACGGCTTCGTCAAGGCGGGGATGCCGGTCGCGCCCTTCATCATCGGCTTCATCCTCGGGCCGATGGCGGAGACCAACCTGCGCCGCGGCCTGATGCTCTCCGACGGCAACTTCGCCTCCTTCTTCACCAACCCCATCGCCGCGACCTTCCTCGGGCTGGCCCTGGCCTTCGTGCTCTGGCAGCTGTACAGCGCAATGCGGCCCAGGACCGGTGTTCTCGGCCAGGTGCTGCGCACCTGA
- a CDS encoding tripartite tricarboxylate transporter TctB family protein gives MTTANKKELTIGVAMLGASIAYLVMAYRVPGHDGIDAATVPTLLAILLCLLGLLQTLSAFTRHAQAAESSSDTPDQPKPTVTEPLTVLKTLGLILLYVVLLGPVGFPIMTAIYLYLQFIVLTPVGHKIRHLLYVVIAVVTSGFIYLLFREAFDLLLPAGLLNF, from the coding sequence ATGACCACTGCGAACAAGAAAGAACTGACCATCGGCGTGGCCATGCTCGGCGCCAGCATCGCCTATCTGGTGATGGCCTACCGCGTACCCGGCCACGACGGCATCGATGCCGCCACCGTCCCCACCCTGCTGGCCATCCTGCTATGCCTGCTGGGCCTGCTGCAGACCCTGAGCGCTTTTACCCGCCACGCGCAGGCTGCAGAGAGCAGCAGCGATACGCCGGACCAGCCCAAGCCAACCGTTACCGAGCCGCTGACCGTGCTCAAGACCCTTGGCCTGATCCTGCTTTACGTCGTACTGCTGGGCCCGGTGGGTTTTCCCATCATGACTGCGATCTACCTGTACCTGCAGTTCATCGTGCTGACGCCTGTGGGCCACAAGATTCGGCACCTGCTCTATGTCGTCATCGCGGTAGTCACGTCGGGGTTCATCTACCTGCTGTTCCGCGAGGCCTTCGATCTGTTGCTGCCCGCTGGCCTGCTGAATTTCTGA
- a CDS encoding tripartite tricarboxylate transporter substrate binding protein: MKTIFRASLLSALVGIAGLAAASTAMAADVKWPTRPVQVVVIANPGGDTDFNARTMAKYFNQITGKSMVVTNIAGGGGTLAAEQVKGAAADGNTILFTHPGQLIVNEVAGLTDDSYETFDVSCIAGVDKSTVFVASKQSGVTSMQDLVDKSKAKPGSITYGTEMGSFSHVQGLMLEKLTDTKLKMVDGGTVADRVVGMLGGRLDLGAITYGSVQDYVSGGQMVALGQPNEERNELLGDVPTLKEQGLDITMDKPYVVAFPKGTDPAIVKKMADVMKQITEIPEYAEELKKFKQPVAYYGTEEAKAILAKTREDFMQFKDELRQAKN, translated from the coding sequence ATGAAAACAATATTCCGCGCCTCCCTCCTTTCCGCCCTCGTCGGCATCGCCGGTCTCGCAGCTGCCTCCACCGCGATGGCCGCCGATGTGAAATGGCCGACCCGCCCCGTGCAGGTGGTGGTGATCGCCAACCCCGGCGGCGATACCGATTTCAACGCACGTACCATGGCCAAGTACTTCAACCAGATCACCGGCAAGAGCATGGTGGTGACCAATATCGCTGGCGGCGGCGGCACCCTGGCCGCCGAGCAGGTCAAGGGCGCGGCAGCGGACGGCAACACCATCCTCTTCACCCACCCGGGGCAGCTGATCGTCAACGAGGTCGCCGGCCTCACCGACGACAGCTACGAAACCTTCGACGTGTCGTGCATCGCCGGGGTCGACAAGAGCACCGTATTCGTCGCCTCCAAGCAGTCCGGTGTGACCAGCATGCAGGACCTGGTGGATAAGTCGAAGGCCAAGCCGGGCAGCATTACCTACGGCACCGAGATGGGCAGCTTCTCCCACGTGCAGGGACTGATGCTGGAGAAACTGACCGATACCAAGCTGAAGATGGTCGATGGCGGAACGGTCGCCGATCGCGTGGTGGGCATGCTCGGTGGTCGTCTCGACCTCGGCGCGATCACCTATGGATCGGTACAGGATTACGTCAGCGGTGGGCAGATGGTCGCCCTCGGCCAGCCCAACGAGGAGCGCAACGAACTGCTCGGCGACGTGCCGACGCTAAAGGAGCAGGGCCTGGACATCACCATGGACAAGCCTTACGTGGTCGCCTTTCCGAAGGGCACCGACCCGGCGATCGTTAAGAAGATGGCCGATGTGATGAAACAGATCACCGAGATTCCCGAGTACGCCGAGGAACTGAAGAAGTTCAAGCAGCCGGTGGCCTACTACGGCACCGAAGAGGCCAAGGCGATTCTGGCCAAGACCCGCGAGGACTTCATGCAGTTCAAGGACGAGCTGCGTCAGGCCAAGAACTGA
- a CDS encoding enolase C-terminal domain-like protein gives MSQPSSATPRVQSMQVIPVAGHDSMLLNLCGAHAPYFTRNLVLLTDNAGNTGIGEVPGGKGILQALERCRPLVIGQPIGLYNRTLNRLRSAIAGNAAGTPQATRHEVTSAAEAAVLRQPHEINLRLDNVITAVEAALLDLLGQHLEVPVAELLGSGQQRDAVPMLAYLFYTGDRQRTDLPYLASTGEDWYHLRHQKALTPDAVARLAEAAHARYGFADFKLKGGVMRGAEEMQAIAAIKARFPDARVTLDPNGAWSLDEAIALCKGQGHLLAYAEDPCGPENGYSGREIMAEFKRATGIPTATNMVATDWRQMGHSLRLESVDIPLADPHFWTMQGSVRLAQMCEQFGLTWGSHSNNHFDVSLAMFTHAAAAAPGRITAIDTHWIWQEGQERLTREPLQIVDGQVRVPERPGLGIEPDMDRIMNAHELYKKVASGARDDAMAMRYLVPGWTYDPKKPSLGRNT, from the coding sequence ATGAGTCAGCCGTCCAGTGCAACACCCCGCGTCCAGAGCATGCAGGTCATCCCGGTGGCCGGCCACGACAGCATGCTGCTCAACCTCTGCGGCGCCCACGCCCCCTACTTCACCCGCAACCTGGTGCTGCTCACCGACAATGCCGGCAACACCGGCATCGGCGAAGTGCCGGGTGGCAAAGGCATCCTCCAGGCGCTGGAGCGCTGCCGGCCGCTGGTCATCGGCCAGCCGATCGGCCTTTACAACCGCACGCTCAACAGACTGCGTAGCGCCATCGCCGGCAACGCCGCCGGTACGCCGCAAGCAACCCGCCACGAGGTGACCTCCGCAGCCGAGGCCGCCGTGCTGCGCCAGCCCCACGAGATCAACCTGCGCTTGGACAACGTGATCACTGCGGTCGAAGCCGCGCTGCTCGATCTGCTCGGCCAGCACCTGGAGGTGCCGGTAGCCGAGCTGCTCGGTAGCGGCCAGCAGCGCGACGCGGTGCCGATGCTCGCCTACCTCTTCTATACAGGTGATCGCCAGCGCACCGACCTGCCCTACCTGGCCAGTACCGGCGAGGACTGGTACCACCTGCGCCATCAGAAGGCGCTGACCCCTGACGCGGTCGCCCGCCTGGCCGAGGCCGCGCATGCGCGCTACGGCTTCGCCGACTTCAAGCTCAAGGGCGGCGTGATGCGGGGCGCGGAGGAGATGCAGGCCATCGCCGCGATCAAGGCGCGCTTCCCCGATGCCCGCGTAACCCTCGACCCCAACGGCGCCTGGTCGCTGGACGAGGCCATCGCCCTGTGCAAGGGCCAGGGTCACCTGCTGGCCTACGCCGAGGACCCCTGCGGCCCGGAGAATGGCTATTCCGGCCGCGAGATCATGGCCGAGTTCAAGCGCGCCACCGGCATTCCCACCGCCACCAACATGGTCGCCACCGACTGGCGGCAGATGGGCCACTCGCTGCGCCTGGAGTCGGTCGACATCCCGCTCGCCGACCCGCACTTCTGGACCATGCAGGGCTCGGTGCGCCTGGCGCAGATGTGCGAGCAGTTCGGCCTGACCTGGGGCTCGCATTCGAACAACCATTTCGACGTCTCGCTGGCCATGTTCACCCATGCCGCGGCCGCTGCACCGGGCCGTATCACCGCCATCGACACCCACTGGATCTGGCAGGAAGGCCAGGAGCGCCTGACCCGCGAGCCACTGCAGATCGTCGACGGCCAGGTGCGCGTGCCCGAGCGCCCGGGCCTGGGTATCGAGCCGGACATGGACCGGATCATGAACGCCCACGAGTTGTACAAGAAGGTCGCCAGCGGCGCGCGCGACGACGCCATGGCGATGCGTTACCTGGTGCCTGGCTGGACCTATGACCCGAAGAAACCCAGCCTCGGCCGCAATACCTGA
- the kdgD gene encoding 5-dehydro-4-deoxyglucarate dehydratase has translation MNPQELKAILSSGLLSFPVTDFDAQGDFNRAGYVKRLEWLGPYGASALFAAGGTGEFFSLEPREYSEIIKTAVDTCAGTVPILAGVGGPTRLAIQMAQEAERLGAKGLLLLPHYLTEASQEGVAAHVEQVCKSVNIGVVVYNRNVCRLTATHLEQLAERCPNLIGYKDGLGDIELMVSIRRRLGDRFSYLGGLPTAEVYAAAYKALGVPVYSSAVFNFIPKTAMDFYQAIAREDHETVGKLIDDFFLPYLEIRNRCKGYAVSIVKAGARISGYDAGPVRAPLTELKPDEYERLAVLIEKQGAQ, from the coding sequence ATGAATCCACAAGAATTGAAGGCCATCCTTTCCTCCGGCCTGCTGTCGTTCCCGGTCACCGATTTCGATGCGCAGGGCGACTTCAACCGCGCCGGCTACGTCAAGCGCCTGGAGTGGCTCGGGCCGTACGGCGCCTCGGCGCTGTTCGCCGCCGGTGGTACCGGTGAGTTCTTCTCGCTGGAGCCGCGCGAGTACAGCGAGATCATCAAGACCGCCGTCGATACCTGCGCCGGCACCGTACCGATCCTCGCCGGCGTCGGTGGTCCCACCCGGCTGGCCATTCAGATGGCTCAGGAGGCCGAGCGCCTGGGCGCCAAGGGGCTGCTACTGCTGCCGCACTACCTCACCGAAGCCAGCCAGGAAGGCGTGGCCGCCCACGTCGAGCAGGTCTGCAAGTCGGTCAACATCGGCGTGGTGGTGTACAACCGCAACGTCTGCCGCCTGACCGCGACGCACCTGGAGCAGCTGGCCGAGCGCTGCCCGAACCTGATCGGCTACAAGGATGGCCTGGGCGATATCGAGCTGATGGTGTCGATCCGTCGCCGCCTCGGCGACCGCTTCAGCTACCTCGGCGGCCTGCCGACCGCGGAAGTCTATGCCGCGGCCTACAAGGCACTGGGCGTGCCGGTGTATTCCTCGGCGGTGTTCAACTTCATTCCGAAGACCGCCATGGATTTCTATCAGGCCATCGCCCGTGAGGATCATGAAACCGTCGGCAAGCTGATCGATGACTTCTTCCTGCCGTATCTGGAGATCCGCAACCGCTGCAAGGGCTACGCGGTCAGCATCGTCAAGGCCGGCGCCCGCATTTCCGGCTACGACGCCGGCCCGGTGCGCGCGCCGCTGACCGAACTCAAGCCCGACGAATACGAGCGCCTGGCGGTGCTGATCGAGAAGCAGGGCGCCCAGTAA